The genomic DNA TGGCGCCCCTCTGATTGCCGCCGGTGCCCTTGCTGCCAACACCGTACTCTCGTTCATCAAGGGTTACACCACAACTGCAGCCATTGGTGGTGCCGATATGCCTGTGGTCATTACCGTCCTCAACGCATACAGCGGCTTTGCGCTGGTCGCCGAGGGCTTCATGCTGAACAACCCTCTCTTGACCACAGTTGGAGCACTCATTGGCGTCTCCGGTTCCATTCTTTCTTATGTCATGTGTGTTGCTATGAACCGTTCACTTGTCAACGTTCTGTTCGGAGGAATCTCGgcgcccaccaccagcgacTACAAGATTGAAGGGAGTGTGACACAGACCAATGTCGAAGAGACAGCTGACGCCCTCACCAATGCCGAGTCCGTCATCATTGTTGTTGGGTATGGCATGGCTGTTGCCAAGGCGCAATATGCTATCTCGGATATCACCCAAATGCTTCGGTCCAAGGGCATCAAGGTCCGCTTCGCCATTCACCCCGTTGCTGGTCGCATGCCGGGCCAGTGCAACGTCTTGCTTGCTGAAGCCAGCGTTCCGTACGATATCGTGCTGGAAATGGATGAGATCAATGACGACTTTGGAGAGACGGATGTAACCCTTGTTATTGGTGCCAATGATACAGTCAACCCGATTGCCTTGGAGCCTGGTAGTCCGATTGCTGGAATGCCCGTCTTGCATGCGTGGAAGAGCAAGCAGGTGATTGTCATGAAGAGAGGCTTGGCTAGTGGATACGGTGAGTTTGATGGGACTCTTCTGTGGCTGGGCACGATGACTGACGATTGTTAGCTGATGTCCCGAACCCGATGTTCTACATGCCCGGCACGAGAATGCTGTTTGGCGATGCTCGTGTGACCACTGAAGGTACGAACCTCTCTTATTGCTCCATAATTCCATCGCTGACAAAATCTTGCTACATCTAGCCATCAAGGCAGCTATCGAAACTCGCTTCAAATAaaaggagggaaagaaagagggtCGTTTTCTGCGCTGCTTTTGACTTTTCTTGCCTGAAAAGATACGCCTTCATTGCCCATATATACGTCCTGCAACAACCCTTTTTCCTTATAACTTTTGCCTTGTCTACAGAATTGGGAATTTTGCTTTGCTGATAGAGCAAGAGAGCTGTCGATCTCTTTTAGGTGTTGCATTTGCATGCATATGCGTTGGTCTGTTAGACATGTATGCGAGAGAGTCAAGTAGAGGAGATGACAAGGAAGACGTCCGTACCTGATTTTTTAATCAATGCTATTTTGACAAAGCAGCATGGCTCGATATGTGACATTTGAAAGAGAAACAAACAAGGCTGGGGACAAGTGCCTCCCAGGCGCGACTTAGACCCAATAAGTTGGGTAGGCTGCGTGACTGCCACAACCTGGGTGTAAAGGACTTTGTTAGGGAAGGAGCAGTCGGTCTTgtggagggaaggagcaCTCGGTCTCGGAGACAAGGGTGTGCCCCCACTGGAATAACCAGCGGGAGCACAGAAAATAGCGACTACAAAGTCAGCAGCTTaggcttttttttcttctcttaCTCTTCGGCTAGCAGCATGCTCATCGACCCTTCAACCCCCAGGCTTTTGAAAAGGCATCGCagtttctctctctctgcctcactttccctttccctcacCACTATGTCCCCATTTTACCGAGACCCACTGACGACACGATGCCAAGAGAAAGCgcgctgaggaggagcaggatgcTGTCGAGGGCCATTCCACCGATTCGACGTCTGGAGACATCTTTTCGACTTCCTGTCACACCCTCTAGACTCCTCATGACAGTTCTTCGATTCCCCCAGCGGACGTTTCGACTCCCCATGAAGACGTTCCAACTCCCCATAGTATCCTTCCGGCTGGTCGCACAAATTTAGTCGCCGACATCCTCTCGACTGATGGTGCCCTCTCGACTCCTCTGAATACCACTTTCAGCCTTCGCAAGCTCCCCATCGAACTTCGCTTCCTCGTCTAACCATCATACCTGGGAGCCTCGTGAGGTGACCATCCGTAAGCCAGGTTTCAAGAACAACTTACCCGCGACGCTATTCGTCGACAAGGACAGTCGTCGTGAGACCTTGAGACATTACCATCTGTATATTACCAAGTACATTTCCCCAGTGGAACGCAAGTATGGCTATATCAATCCCAATCTGGCCACACTCCATGTCCGCATGGCTCGGACCTTTCCGCCTATGCGTCACCCGCTTGAGATATGTATCCAAACCTTGTTGGAGATTGGAAAGCCGGTCCTGAGTGTTCGCCTGAATCCGGGCACAATGGACGAATTGCCGGCCAAGAAATGGCTTTTTGAGAGATCGGGGCTCAGGGGTATCATTGCGGAGGTGGATATTGCTGCAACTCGTCCACCCCGTGGTCCTAGGTACGCTACGATATAACTGAGATCTAATAGCAttgagttttttttcttgcaAAAGATTACACCCTTGGTTGATTGAACGGTGGTTGCGGATGGCTTGTCTCTTGATCAGGGCCTACGGCTGGTTTCAGGTAACAGAGTTTGAGTGATGAATCAATCGATGCGAAagagcaaaaaaacaacGAACAACTGTGCTCACTAAGAAGTCTTCTAATACGTTAACTAAAAGTCGATCGGCTCTCCCAACAAAACAGGCTGACTTTGTATTTTTCTCAAATCTCACATTAAACTTTCCAGTCTTTAAGCGTCTCAGTGATGAGAAGGCATCATAATCGACCTACCAAGCCTGGATCCGGATATTGTTCCATAACAGCCATGAATGGATGGTTACGGTGATGGATCAAAGTAGGTATACTATGGAACGAGGGATTGATGTAGTATTTCTTGAGCAGACTACAAGGGCGTTGTTTAATGACTGCATATTTGGTCAAGTTGGTAGCAGGCCTATGGTAGGCTGGGTAGAGTGGAAGCTGAATTATGTGCTCTTTGGGTGTGTTAGTGGTTATGGGATGCCCCATTTGAGAGCTCTTTAATTGGTCAAAAGGCTTGTAGTGTAAATACATGCTTCACATCAATTGTCCGGGTTTTTAATATCAATGTGTGAAATTCTCAGAGGCCTCGATCTAAGAAAATGCATCCCTACTGCCCCTTTATTTGCCCAATTGTGCATGCCATGTGCTCTCAATTACCTTTTGCATTATTATGCGATTAGGAAACCAGTTTGTGCTCTTTCACGACATTTTTCATTTTCCCGCTCCacttcctttccctttccctctaTCCTCCTTTTCAAGAAGGTGACGAGCATAGCCTAGAAAGAAAGCATGGGGGCAGATACCAAAGCAAGAGATGGAGAAAGGCCCCATACCGAACAATTTCCAATTGGGGGCAAAGAATCGACTATACCCAAACAGGGTAGAACCACAAGAACAAACATGCTGCTTCTGTGAAGTACGTGGGAATGCGCCGAGCATATCAAACCTAGAAAGGGGTCTATTCACCAGGGAAACATTTGTATGTACATTTGTCATGCGCTCGTGGCGACTCTTTCTTCCAGCCAGCCTTGCTTTACCTAGGGGCGGCCACGGGCTGCCATGACTGGATCTTGGGCTTTGTTCTGAGATAATATCAGTTTTCTGTGATATGATGGAAATGGTAATGAACAAAGAAAGCTCCTTACGTGCTATATGTCTTGAACGCAGCTCTAGTAAAAGTCCTGTTAGGGATGTGCTCGGTGTTGGCCCAAGGGCGGTTGGCAAtgccggtggcggtggtgatggggtccTTGTTGGGAGGAGTGTCGACGGAGTAGGAGATCCAGGCGTGCCACAAGGGCTCAATCTGGCCACTGTCGCAGAGCAAGTTAGACTGATGTTGCGATGGGACCATTAGCGAAACCTACGCATCGTAGTCGTGCTTGGCATAGTCAACCCATCTGGAGCGGACTGCTCAAGTTGATCAGCACTTCAACCAATGTATATGCCGGAGATAGAAGCCTAGAACATACGGGGAAGTTCATCCATGTTCTCGTAGAACTTGTTGCCGAACTTGTCGACACCCACAAGAGTACCGGCCTTGGTGTCACCTGCAGACTACGTCAGTCTCCACCCATCCTTCCGCCCTCCATCATCGATGTGCTTCGAGGCGTACCGATGTACTATTCGTCGGGGGTCGAGGCTATGTTAGCTGTGGCTGAGTAGGCGGGGGACTCGAGGAGGGGACGAACGTTGAGTTGATGCCAGTATTCCTAGAGTTGCGCCTGAGGTTAGCTACTGTATTCAGGTGTCTCACGGGTATTGGAGGAGCAAACCTTGAAGCCAATCTTGCGCAGATTGCCGAGGGTTCTGGAGAGGTACGACATGGTGGGCAAAGGCGAGCGCGGGCCAATTGACCGTGGctggatgtggtgatggtatCAGTTGAGGATTGCGGTCGTTGCGGCCAAGCCCAGGCAAGATGGGAGCTCGCTGCCGAACTGACGCCAGTGGGCGGGATTGTGGGCCGGCGACTCCCGAGCCAATGGGAGAGCTCCAATTACCCCTGCCGCCAAGCCCCGCGTTGCCTGCGTCAGTGCTCTTTTTCGAGATTGTCAACGGTTCCAGGTTGCACCCTATGAACCTATGGACTACATAGCTATCAGCTCTTTGatcttcaccctcttccgAACCGCCGCCGATATCACCACCTTTCTTCTCTCCAGTCCCCAGCGCTTCTCGGCTATGCTGACCAGGACTGCCTCACGATGTTCGACTAAGCTTCGGGCTGCTCTCCGACAGCCATCCCTCCGGGTTGctaaacaacaaccacaatgCCGACGATTCTCGATGCCCACAGCAAACGCCACTCCCGGCGCGCAGTCCGCTGCCACTTCCAGTGCTGGAATGCTGTCCCCGTTTGTCAGCGAGCTTGACAAGATTGCCCCATCATTCAGGATCAACGGATCGCAAATTCGGGTTCTCCAATCGCCAACCGAGTTCTACGAAACCCTCAAGGTTGTCTAGCCCCGCGCCCTCTAGCAGTCGTTGGGCTCTGACTCGGAAACAGGACAAGATTCGCAATGCGGAAAGACGCATCTTCCTGTCGACACTGTACATTGGGAAGTCTGAGAAGGAACTGGTATGTCTTTGTAGCTTGGATCGAGCTTTGCCCTGTCAGTATCTGACAAGTCGAAGATCACTACACTCCAAGAGGCGCTGCGCTCCAAGCCGAACCTCAAACTCAGCATCCTTACCGACGCCCTGAGAGGCACACGCGAAGCCCCTGATCCATCATGCGCATCACTTCTGGCCCCATTGGTCGAGGAATTCGGCCCAGATCGCGTTGAGATCCGCATGTACCACACACCGAATCTCACAGGATTCAGAAAGAAGCACATCCCGAAGAGAATAAACGAAGGATGGGGTCTACAACACATGAAGCTGTACGGCTTTGATGACGAGATCATGATGACCGGCGCCAACCTGTCCAACGACTACTTCAGCGACAGGCAAGATCGCTATCACCTGTTTTCGTCCAGGGACATCACGGAATACTTTTCCAATTTGCATGATGCCATATCGTCACTCAGCTTTCGCATCGACCCATCCGACGCCCCTTCCGGCTTCGACATGGTGTGGCCCAAGGACAACGCCGCCCCATCCCCTCTGGAAGATCACAAGCAGTTTGTCAGAGAATCAACAGGATTGCTGGCAGGTCTCATCTCACCCAAGACTGCGCCGCTGACCGCCAATGACTCCACACCATTGGAAAAGCGGGATACATCTGTTTACATGCTCGCCCAGTTCTCGCAATTACTGTCGCCAGACACATCGACAGAACTCCCGGCCATCACGCATATTTTGAGCACCCTTGCCGCCCCACAATATTCCAAGTCATCTTGGACATTTACCGCAGGATACTTTAACCCTGCCCCATCGCTGACCAAGCTCCTTCTGTCAACCGCATCGCAAAATAATACTGTTATTACAGCTTCACCGTATGCCAACGGCTTCTACAAGTCTCCCGGCGTCTCAGGACTGTTACCAGATGCGTACACACTGCTTGCCCGGCGCTTTGTGCGCGCAGTTcatgagaagaagctggacgCATCTACGGTAATGAAAGAGTGGAGGAAGGGCACGGTTGGCGAGCCTGGAGCTTGGACGTACCACGCAAAGGGTTTGTGGGTGACTCTACCAGACAACAATGGTCCATCCATAAGTCTGATCGGTAGCTCCAACTACACTAAGAGAAGCTACTCGCTGGACCTGGAAGCCAACGCTCTCATCGTGACGGAGAATGAGAGTCTGAAGAAACAACTGGCCAACGAGCAAAATTGGCTGCAAGAAAATACCACGGTGGTCACCCGAGAGGACTATGCCAAGACTGAGCGCCGCGTCGGTCTCAAGGTGCGCATTGCGATGTTGATCGTGCGGCTTGTGGGAGGTGCCTTGTAAGGAACTGGTCTGGTGGAGACTTGATGTGTAGGACTGGTGTAAGAATAGGAGAGGCAAACGATACCCAAGAATACGGATAGAAGGATACGTCAGCATCACAGTTCAGATGTCAGCTGTTTGGACGGATGGAAATTTTATGTTTTGTTCAATGCTGAGCGAGTGTGCCCATCAGACTCGAGAGTCTCTGTCGTCACGCCGGACGATGGGGTATGTATGCAAAAAGTCACCACATCTTCGATCCTCCCGCCCTGATTTCCGACATCAAAATGCGCTGCAATGCAAACCTGAAAAGCAGACAACCGATAAACGCCGTTCCCTAATACTGATTCGCATTTAAGTCATCCCGGACATGACAAACATCCCCGTTTTTTGTTGGAAAATGCAAAGACATAAAAAAGATCGTCTCCCGAAACGCCCCCCCCTGTAAGTCTCGTGCAGTCCCCATTTTAAAGAACGCCGGAAAAGTCTACCACAATGGCATTGCGCCACTGAGATGATTTTTTGGAGTATGCTGTTATCAAGTCGAAGCTTTTGGGACCGATCGTGGGGGGTCCGGCCCGACAGCTTGGGCCCTGCTGACCTGACTGGGCCACCACGCTACATCTCCcgaaccaacccccaccacaagCGTTCCAGCTGTAGCTTCAGATAATCATCGGTCTATTTGGTGGTTGACGTTCATCCTCACAAGTCGATCGGCATCCTGATCTTGGCGTTCGTCGTCCAtgatcttctcctgctttTGACGAGGGGGAGCGCTCGCTGGATGACTCTGATGAAAGAGCGGGAGAGGCTCCGCTTGAGGGGGACGGCTTGCATCatggtggttttgttgtAGATATGGTTGGGAGGAATAGGTCGGCCAGCGAGGTATGGAGTCTCCACCGGagagatgaggaagaggaggggataTGGCAGCTCCTGCTGGACCACTTTTTGGTTCTCAGTTTTGAAAGTTGATGATCGACATGATCAGAGGTGGTCGCCAGGACAAGAGACGAGGAGGTCGTCGAGTCTTAAGTGgtgagtgtggtggtggtggtggtggtgttgttgttggcggaTCGGAGTACCGGCCAACGACCCATTCACCTGTTTCCCAagcaaagaggaggaggaagagcacCGCTAAAATTAGGGCCCTGTCGCGGGTGGCGTAGTCTGTTGCGTCCGCGCCCCTCTTCTTGGTTGTTTCGTTTGCGGGATGTCAACGCAGAGATAAAGGTGCTGCGCCGCTGGCGTGCTGTACCCACAAGACCCAGCGATGGATATGAAACGGTTTCGACTGTGCGATTTTGTAGTTCAGCCACAAAGGTTGTTCTGGGTTGGGGTGAAAGGTCCTAGATAGGGCTAGGGATCTCAAGGGATTGCTGGTGGGCTTGAGGCACAGGGGAGCTATGGCCCTTGATGAGGTCTGCGGGATCACGCAAGAGGGGGCGCGTTGATATGCAACCTTGTTGCCCTTGCCAGTGCGGTAGTTGAACGGCTCGCATTTAAGATGCGAGACATGTTCGGAGTTTTAACTTTTGGAGTTTCTTATCAGGGCCATTCTCGCGGGCCGAAGCTTTTCGTGGATGACAGACCACCGTTATCACCGATGGGCTGTTGCGGGTCCGAGCCATtttccaacctcttcccttCCCCGACTCGAACATCTGAGGGTTGGTCAAGATCGGGGATCTGGGAAGCCAAGTAGACTAATGTGTGTCTGAGCGGCTTCTGCTCGAGCTCAGACGCTTGAGGCTTCCAACACGTCGACGTCCCAATGCCCCCGGACTAGCCGTGAGTCAAGAAATGTGACTTCGGGGCTGGCGGCCCAGACGGCGAAGGACGACCCGCATGAGGGCGGGATATAAATGTCAGCATGTGCTCGATATCAGTCCCGAATTACTTGCAGAATACCACCTCTCACACAACAGCATTACCGTGACTGCCAACCACAGCATTCTTCCACAGCTTCGTGCTGGTGAATGTGCACCAGAATATCGGCAACGTAGAAGAAGATTAATTGCTTATTCTCCTACAACCGGACCCAAGATTGCTCGTCTTGTATCAGTTATGGCAAAACatgtcatcatcttcttttACGTGGACGATATTCCTGTGCCCATTCACCAGATACGGACGTTGCCTCAGTATATCGTCGTCTTGTACCATGGTTCTGTGACCTGGGATTGGGCAGATCAATTTCTACACGGTTGTCGACATCACACTCAAGATCCTTCATGAAGCCCAGGAAGATGCCTCACTTGTGTAAAGTCCCTTGCAAGGCATGTGATCAATACATATCCCTACTTCTAATTACACTGAACTGTGTTGTAAATATATATCTAAAATCTAGGTAGTTATATACATCCATCTACAATTACACAACCCTCTCATCCAGAAGCACCAATCGTcaccctccaaccaccccacaTCGCCACCCCCATGCTCACCATTATGcacaccatcttctcatACCACACCAATCCCCAGTGGATAGCCAACACCTTCGCCACAACCCCAGCCACAATCCCCATCCAAACAACAAAGAACCCAAGATCAAACCACGCCTTCCTCATGCCCTCCCTCTTTGCCCGTTCCATATCCCCACTCGCCCTCATCGACGTCCCCCAGCCATCAGCTGCCATGGTCAGCATGCTGTAAATCTGCACCGCCGGCAAGGGGATGTAGTAAAAGAACACACCCGGCACGATCCACCTCACATCTCCGAGCCTCAACCGGTGTGTGTTTCTCACAAAATTATACATGGTGCTAATCAAGATCCGAAAGACAAAGTCCATAACCGATATCTCAATCAACTGGTGCCCAGTAAAAAAGAACCACATCACCGCCAACGCTCCGATCGCCGGTCCAAACTCCCGCTTCACCATCCCGTAGAACAGAAGCGGATGACTGACGAGATAGACCTTTGGCCTGAGAAGCGACTCGATATGCGTTGCCCTCGCCCAGCGGACTTGTTGTCTCAACCATCGAGACATTGTGGTAGGGGTGTCTGTTGCAGCCAGGACATCGGAGGCAAAGATTACGTTCCATCCTCTGAGTAGTAAATTAGTGGTGAGATGCCTGTCTTCGTTGACAATCATCCGCTTGCCAAAGGCGATTTGCGTATACCACGGCACCAGGATCGCCGGAAGGGCAGACAGACGAAAGGCGGTGCTGGGACCAGACTGGCAGTCACTGGTGCCGGTGCAAGCTGGTGTTGAGCGGGTGAGGTAGAGCTCGCCCCAGTAGACCGCTGAGGCGAGGTTTGTGACGGCGGTTtctctgttgttgtggaCGACAAGCCCGGAGGAGGCGCCGCCTGCTTTGAGGTCAGAAGCGATGGTGTTGATTGTTTTCTCTAAGGAATCTGGAAAGACGATGGTGTCTGAGTCGGAGGACCAGAGGTACTCAATGCCGAGGATGTCTGAGATGACAAGTGCAAAGACGTAGGCTGTGAACATTATTCCCTTTTTGTGCATATGGCGTTGCTTCAGACAGAGATGTTTGATACCCTTGGGACCGCCAATGGTCAGGTCATGTTGTCGAAGGATCGATCGGGCTAGGTCGAGACAAGCTTGCATGGAAATGGCATTTGCTTCGTCTTCGTTGACAGGAATTCCGTTTTGACGCTGGAGAGCCATGGTTTTGGCGCGGATGCGTtcagcaacctcacccaGGGGCTCTGGAATCTGGATGACGGTGGAGTTCTCGGGAAAAACTTGGCAGAAGACGTTGACCATGTCTTGGTCTTCTGCCTCGTCACCGTCGATGCCTGCAAGGAAGAAGGTACATGTCTTGGCTGACTTGTAGCTTTGCAGTGCCCGGGCATAGAGCGATGGATCCTCACGCCAGCCAACAACTGCCGCCATACAGTCCGCGTTGGGGAGGCATGGTTGAGCTTCCAAGTGAAGACCGCTCCattctttcttttcgtcCAAGTGTTGGTCGAAGCTCGGTGTATGTAGGGAACGAGCAAAGTGTTGTCGACGTCCTTCGACGATATAACGGTTGAGTTCTGTGAGAGCGATAGTGATGACGATGTCTAGCGTTACGGGGTAGCGACTGTGGACTGTTGAAAAGTAGTAGATGGGTAGGGATAATAGGCAACCCAAGATATTCAGAAGTAAACGAGAGGCTGAAGGGGGATGGCCTTGCACCACTGGCTCCCGGAAGTCATCGTTCTTCTCCTTTGGTGACATCATTGGATCGTCAAAGCGAGTGATGCTGGCCAACAAGAACTCCTGAAAGAAGATGTGTATCGTGAACAGACCAGGCTGGTCAGAAGGCGGAGGGGATAGCAGTACAAAAGGGAGAGAGCATAGGCATGTCTCTACATCTAAGCTGTGACTTACCGTGTCACACCGTAGAGGCCAGCTCGTATGCCTGCCTGGAATCCGACTTCGGCTTCCCCTCTTCAGATGACAGAATCTGTACAGACCCCGTAGCTGGTGACCCGGGAAGCCATCGTGCTCGTCAAATTAGGACTTGCCCGGCGTGTGAGCAAGTAGCGGCTCTGGAGGCTGCAACGTCCCATTCAGCCAAGATTTCCTATGTGGCTTCACGCGGCTGGTTTGCATCGTATCTATCAACCTATCGGTAAGGCCTTTTGCTGCGCCTTATGCCAATGAGCCGCCCTCCGAAGAGTGTGCTTTCAGCCCTTCTTGGAATCGGCGAATCCAAGAGCTGGCTGCTTTGTGCACCTACAGCTTTTACTGTATGTCTCGTACGTTGTGGAGGCTGTGGGCACGAGTGGGAGTCTGTCCAAAAGTTGCTCGGTATCCAATTGTCGGGTATTGAGACATTGAACAAAGAGGCAAATAGAGTATTGTGGTATGGCGGTCTATTTTTCCAGAAGAGCATCGTGACAGTGTCCGGTGGAAAAGAGCGTTCCAGTTTGCGCCACACAATTATTGTGGGACCGAGGACGACCTCTCAGTGCTCCTGGCTTAGCCCATAGGGCATTTAGGGCATGTTACATTGGGGAGCACAGCGCATTTAGCCGCAGTTGCACGCCGAACCCTCGGCGCACTCAACTTGTAGAACCATCAGCCCATGAGCACGGTCATTCGTTTGggatcttgatcttgaatCCTGGTGAGTCAGACCTTTGTCTCAACTTTATGCTTATATGGAAAGCTAACCATCATCAGATCTCAAGGTTGTATTCGGATCATGTCCTCAGCCTTTATGCGGGCTGCGCCGTAGAGTCAACTTCAACATGATCCTCGGAATCCCGACCAAGAGTCGCTCGCCGCCTATTCGCTTCGAGTTTTTGTGCAACACGTCGTATCGGGGTCACAGCCTCCACAGAAAGGTCGGTGTATGGGGACATTCAGCTCACTCGAAGCTGCTTGGGAGCGCCATGGATGCCTTGGTTGGTCCTGGTCCAAAGACTTTAGACTAAATATTACCTCGACTGATCTTGAGTTCACCGCCTAGAGGCTTTTAACGAGAATCCAGTTTTTTCTGTTTGTCCAATTCCAACATCCAAACCTACGTTACTGAACCAGCATCATGGTTGTGACATACAGGAACAACCGGCTGGTGCCAGCTATCGTGATATCAGCGTGCCTCTGGGGTATCTATCATCTTGTGGATGTCAAAATTCCAAACGAAAGCTATCATACCGTGATACTTCCAGACTGGAGAACGCCACCATCACAAGCCGGTCATGATGTTGACCTTGATCCCCATTCacatccaaccaccacggcatggtcaccaccaccaccagcagttCAAACCCCTGACCCGACAAAGAGCCCAAATGGCAAGCCCAAAGACAGTACCCTGGCACCAGAAGACGTCCTCTTGATCATGAAAACGGGCTACACGTCTCTTTGGAAACGTCTTCTaatccacctcaccacctccctctccccagacCGCATCCCCCAATCCAACTCGGTCATCTACTCCGacgccccctccaccatcggcaccttcaacatcatcgacgccctagaaaacaccacccacaccctcaAATCGAACCATCCCGACTTCGAAATCTATCGCCAACAACCGCTCTACAACAGCCACAACGCCTACGTCGAAGCAGCGGGTATAGAAGGCGACAACTTTGGCCCCGCGGGTGGTTGGATCATCGACAAGTACAAGTTCGTCCCGTTGATGCAACACGCTGGGAGGAACTACCCCCACGCGAAGTGGTATATCTACATGGAAGACGACACTTATCTCTTCCTCACTAACATCCTTGCCTACCTGTCCAAGTATGACTGGAGGAAGTCGCATTACCTGGGCAGCTTCGCCGGGAAGTCGGACGTGATCTTCGCCCATGGCGGTGCGGGCTTTGTCATCTCCCGCGGAGCGTGGGAGAGGTCCTTTGGGCAAAACGACAAGATGGCCGCGGATTACGAAGAATACACGGCCGCCCACTGCTGCGGTGATCAAGTCCTCGGTCACGCGCTCAACAAATACGGGGTCAAATTCGGGGAGAATCATGGAGACGAAAGATTCACCTGGGGCTTCAACCCTGTTGTGCACTGGCGATTTGGATTTGAGAAGTGGAATTGGTGCGAGCCGTTGCTGAGCTGGCATAAAGTCCATTCAAGAGATGTGGCGAGATATTACCAGTTGGAACAGGAGTGGGATTTTGAGAAAGACGGGCCGATCAGACATGGGGACTTTGCGAAACG from Podospora pseudoanserina strain CBS 124.78 chromosome 2, whole genome shotgun sequence includes the following:
- a CDS encoding hypothetical protein (COG:C; EggNog:ENOG503P3TS), yielding MSYLSRTLGNLRKIGFKEYWHQLNYIGDTKAGTLVGVDKFGNKFYENMDELPLRSRWVDYAKHDYDAGQIEPLWHAWISYSVDTPPNKDPITTATGIANRPWANTEHIPNRTFTRAAFKTYSTTKPKIQSWQPVAAPR
- the PGS1 gene encoding CDP-diacylglycerol--glycerol-3-phosphate 3-phosphatidyltransferase (BUSCO:EOG09261ICI; COG:I; EggNog:ENOG503NTXX) — encoded protein: MDYIAISSLIFTLFRTAADITTFLLSSPQRFSAMLTRTASRCSTKLRAALRQPSLRVAKQQPQCRRFSMPTANATPGAQSAATSSAGMLSPFVSELDKIAPSFRINGSQIRVLQSPTEFYETLKDKIRNAERRIFLSTLYIGKSEKELITTLQEALRSKPNLKLSILTDALRGTREAPDPSCASLLAPLVEEFGPDRVEIRMYHTPNLTGFRKKHIPKRINEGWGLQHMKLYGFDDEIMMTGANLSNDYFSDRQDRYHLFSSRDITEYFSNLHDAISSLSFRIDPSDAPSGFDMVWPKDNAAPSPLEDHKQFVRESTGLLAGLISPKTAPLTANDSTPLEKRDTSVYMLAQFSQLLSPDTSTELPAITHILSTLAAPQYSKSSWTFTAGYFNPAPSLTKLLLSTASQNNTVITASPYANGFYKSPGVSGLLPDAYTLLARRFVRAVHEKKLDASTVMKEWRKGTVGEPGAWTYHAKGLWVTLPDNNGPSISLIGSSNYTKRSYSLDLEANALIVTENESLKKQLANEQNWLQENTTVVTREDYAKTERRVGLKVRIAMLIVRLVGGAL
- a CDS encoding hypothetical protein (COG:M; EggNog:ENOG503NYRM); this translates as MMSPKEKNDDFREPVVQGHPPSASRLLLNILGCLLSLPIYYFSTVHSRYPVTLDIVITIALTELNRYIVEGRRQHFARSLHTPSFDQHLDEKKEWSGLHLEAQPCLPNADCMAAVVGWREDPSLYARALQSYKSAKTCTFFLAGIDGDEAEDQDMVNVFCQVFPENSTVIQIPEPLGEVAERIRAKTMALQRQNGIPVNEDEANAISMQACLDLARSILRQHDLTIGGPKGIKHLCLKQRHMHKKGIMFTAYVFALVISDILGIEYLWSSDSDTIVFPDSLEKTINTIASDLKAGGASSGLVVHNNRETAVTNLASAVYWGELYLTRSTPACTGTSDCQSGPSTAFRLSALPAILVPWYTQIAFGKRMIVNEDRHLTTNLLLRGWNVIFASDVLAATDTPTTMSRWLRQQVRWARATHIESLLRPKVYLVSHPLLFYGMVKREFGPAIGALAVMWFFFTGHQLIEISVMDFVFRILISTMYNFVRNTHRLRLGDVRWIVPGVFFYYIPLPAVQIYSMLTMAADGWGTSMRASGDMERAKREGMRKAWFDLGFFVVWMGIVAGVVAKVLAIHWGLVWYEKMVCIMVSMGVAMWGGWRVTIGASG
- a CDS encoding hypothetical protein (COG:H; EggNog:ENOG503NZCU) is translated as MVVTYRNNRLVPAIVISACLWGIYHLVDVKIPNESYHTVILPDWRTPPSQAGHDVDLDPHSHPTTTAWSPPPPAVQTPDPTKSPNGKPKDSTLAPEDVLLIMKTGYTSLWKRLLIHLTTSLSPDRIPQSNSVIYSDAPSTIGTFNIIDALENTTHTLKSNHPDFEIYRQQPLYNSHNAYVEAAGIEGDNFGPAGGWIIDKYKFVPLMQHAGRNYPHAKWYIYMEDDTYLFLTNILAYLSKYDWRKSHYLGSFAGKSDVIFAHGGAGFVISRGAWERSFGQNDKMAADYEEYTAAHCCGDQVLGHALNKYGVKFGENHGDERFTWGFNPVVHWRFGFEKWNWCEPLLSWHKVHSRDVARYYQLEQEWDFEKDGPIRHGDFAKRVILPELRARNNRAEWWDNMSGVWQVSSGNKNDPPGPEGKGYDEAKWKKAWESVGDCEEACKLWGDCVQWSWVEDLCKMDNKFMMGQGYAPAMMERKTALKRTSGWLTDRLEGWKCA